The Agarilytica rhodophyticola genome has a window encoding:
- a CDS encoding DUF488 family protein, which translates to MMASPPTTLSSKPIYSIGYATKPIETFIAQLQHYRVDVVADIRSVPYSKVFFDYHKENIYQYLKQHNIRYVYLGDEFGPRSKDDAHYNEKGQIQFDRLMQSSLFQQGLKRLQAGVNKGFTVALMCAEKDPVTCHRSQLVGYYLARHGLHTENKQTQDTLNLLHILHDGGIETQERLEVRIMEIHDQGDDLFMSYDERKHRAYMTQCEQTAYCKDC; encoded by the coding sequence ATGATGGCCTCACCTCCTACAACACTATCTTCTAAGCCAATATACTCGATAGGCTATGCCACTAAGCCTATCGAGACTTTTATTGCTCAGCTACAACATTACCGGGTTGATGTGGTGGCAGATATTCGCTCAGTGCCATACAGCAAGGTTTTTTTTGATTACCATAAAGAGAATATTTACCAGTACCTTAAACAACATAACATTCGCTATGTCTACTTAGGTGATGAATTCGGGCCTCGCTCTAAAGACGACGCCCACTACAATGAAAAAGGACAGATTCAATTTGATCGTCTTATGCAATCATCACTTTTTCAACAAGGGCTTAAGCGGTTACAAGCAGGAGTAAATAAAGGCTTTACTGTAGCGTTAATGTGCGCGGAGAAAGACCCGGTAACCTGCCATCGCAGTCAACTGGTAGGCTATTATCTAGCTCGTCACGGACTTCATACTGAAAATAAACAAACCCAGGATACTCTTAACCTGCTTCATATCCTGCATGATGGTGGTATTGAAACACAGGAACGCTTAGAAGTGCGGATTATGGAAATTCACGATCAAGGTGATGATTTATTTATGTCCTACGACGAGCGGAAACATCGAGCTTATATGACACAATGCGAACAAACGGCCTACTGTAAAGATTGCTAA